From Klebsiella electrica, the proteins below share one genomic window:
- the cuyB gene encoding cysteate racemase, whose translation MTKPFLLGVLGGMGPLATLDFQRRLLDATPAQNDQQQLPSVVWNVPQIADRQKALAGSGPSPLPQLIHGIEKLNQAGASHIAIPCNTAHHWYDALSQVSDAPILHIVDATLAALAQQADKPQRVGIIATQGTLEAGWYQRKLAVQGVEVVEPTQEELARWFVPGCYAVKRGALEEGGELLAHQANALFARGAQKLILACTEVPVALAAVKAPFYDLTFDPAQALAERCSQLWQAR comes from the coding sequence ATGACTAAACCGTTTCTGCTCGGCGTGCTGGGCGGGATGGGGCCGCTCGCCACGCTGGACTTTCAGCGACGCCTGCTTGACGCCACGCCGGCGCAGAACGATCAGCAACAGCTCCCTTCGGTGGTGTGGAACGTCCCGCAGATCGCGGACCGACAAAAGGCGCTGGCGGGAAGCGGGCCGTCGCCGCTGCCGCAGCTTATCCACGGTATTGAAAAGCTTAATCAGGCGGGGGCCAGTCATATCGCTATCCCTTGTAATACGGCGCATCACTGGTATGACGCCCTCAGCCAGGTGAGCGATGCCCCGATTTTGCACATCGTTGATGCGACGCTAGCCGCGCTGGCGCAGCAGGCGGACAAACCGCAGCGGGTAGGGATTATCGCCACGCAAGGCACGCTGGAGGCGGGCTGGTATCAGCGCAAACTGGCGGTGCAGGGTGTGGAGGTGGTTGAACCGACGCAGGAGGAGCTGGCCCGCTGGTTTGTCCCCGGCTGTTACGCGGTCAAACGCGGCGCGCTGGAAGAGGGGGGCGAGTTGCTGGCGCATCAGGCCAACGCGCTGTTTGCACGCGGCGCGCAAAAGCTGATTCTGGCCTGTACCGAGGTCCCCGTTGCGCTTGCGGCGGTGAAAGCGCCGTTTTATGACTTAACGTTCGATCCGGCCCAGGCGCTGGCCGAGCGATGTTCGCAATTATGGCAGGCCCGTTAA
- a CDS encoding ABC transporter ATP-binding protein, which translates to MSAITLENVSLSFAARPQPFTVLEDISLSLHKGEFVVLLGPSGCGKSTILNLVAGFTQPDRGRVAAGGKPVRAPGPDRGMIFQQPNLFPWLSVLENVTFGPRLGKYRKQEVNARALDWLGRVGLKGFEHHAPWQLSGGMKQRVALARAWLPGPEVLLLDEPFGALDAQTRLMMQELLREAWLTTGTTLLFVTHDVEEALFLADRILIMSAKPGKIVEELALPFGRERDIETLAEHPRYSEIKHHVLHRVRQEAKRHLG; encoded by the coding sequence ATGAGTGCCATCACGCTGGAAAATGTCTCGCTCTCCTTTGCGGCCAGGCCGCAGCCGTTCACGGTGCTTGAGGATATTAGCCTGTCACTGCATAAAGGGGAGTTTGTCGTTCTGCTCGGTCCTTCGGGCTGCGGAAAATCGACCATTCTCAACCTGGTGGCCGGGTTTACCCAACCGGACCGGGGACGCGTCGCGGCGGGCGGCAAACCGGTACGTGCGCCGGGGCCGGATCGCGGCATGATTTTCCAGCAGCCGAATCTGTTCCCGTGGCTGTCGGTGCTGGAAAATGTCACTTTCGGCCCACGGCTGGGTAAATACCGCAAACAAGAGGTCAATGCGCGAGCGCTGGACTGGCTGGGGCGCGTGGGCCTGAAAGGGTTTGAGCATCATGCCCCCTGGCAGCTCTCCGGCGGCATGAAACAGCGCGTGGCGCTGGCGCGCGCCTGGCTGCCCGGCCCGGAGGTGCTGCTGCTGGATGAACCTTTCGGCGCGCTGGATGCGCAAACCCGGCTGATGATGCAGGAGCTGCTGCGCGAGGCCTGGCTTACGACTGGCACCACGCTGCTGTTTGTGACCCACGATGTCGAAGAGGCACTGTTCCTCGCCGACCGCATTCTGATTATGTCAGCGAAGCCGGGAAAAATCGTCGAAGAGCTAGCCCTGCCCTTCGGCCGCGAACGGGATATCGAAACCCTGGCCGAACATCCGCGCTACAGCGAGATTAAGCATCACGTTTTGCACCGGGTGCGCCAGGAGGCAAAACGGCATTTAGGTTAA
- the cuyA gene encoding D-cysteate sulfo-lyase, whose translation MHLARFPRVSLGHFPTPLEPLDNLSTLLGGPKIWIKRDDATGLASGGNKTRKLEFLLADALAKNADVVITQGATQSNHVRQTIAGAARLGLQAKALLERRVTDFGEDYQRSGNVLLDELLGGEIVAHLPGGSDMQQAMEEYAATLREQGRNPYIIPGGGSNPIGALGYVACAEELLYQSSQLRLRIDHVVHATGSTGTQAGLVAGFTATNSHVPVLGISVRAPKAKQEENVWNLAARTLSLLGVAGELPRSAVVANSDYVGEGYGLPTAGTLEALTLLARHEGILLDPVYSAKGMAGLIDLIRQGHFRQDENIVFIHTGGSAGLFGYRQLLEAQTRHD comes from the coding sequence ATGCATCTGGCTCGTTTTCCTCGTGTGTCTCTTGGTCATTTCCCGACTCCGCTTGAGCCGCTGGATAATTTGTCGACATTATTAGGCGGGCCCAAAATATGGATAAAACGCGATGATGCGACCGGTCTGGCGAGCGGGGGGAATAAAACCCGTAAGCTGGAATTTTTGCTGGCGGATGCGCTGGCGAAAAACGCGGACGTGGTGATCACTCAGGGGGCCACGCAGTCTAACCATGTCCGTCAGACCATTGCCGGCGCGGCGCGACTTGGCCTGCAGGCTAAAGCGCTGCTGGAACGGCGGGTGACGGATTTTGGCGAGGATTATCAACGCTCCGGCAACGTACTGCTCGATGAGCTGCTGGGCGGGGAGATCGTTGCCCATCTGCCGGGCGGCAGCGATATGCAGCAGGCAATGGAGGAGTATGCCGCCACGCTGCGTGAACAAGGACGCAATCCGTACATCATCCCCGGCGGCGGTTCTAACCCCATCGGCGCGCTGGGTTATGTCGCCTGTGCCGAAGAGCTGCTGTATCAGTCATCTCAGCTACGCCTGCGCATCGACCACGTGGTTCACGCTACGGGCAGCACCGGTACCCAGGCGGGGCTGGTGGCGGGCTTTACGGCGACCAACAGCCACGTTCCGGTGCTGGGCATCAGCGTGCGTGCGCCGAAGGCGAAGCAGGAAGAGAACGTCTGGAATCTGGCGGCGAGAACGCTCAGCCTGCTGGGCGTGGCGGGCGAGCTGCCGCGTAGCGCCGTGGTGGCCAATAGCGATTACGTCGGCGAGGGCTACGGCCTGCCCACCGCTGGAACGCTGGAAGCGCTGACGCTGCTGGCCCGCCACGAGGGGATTCTGCTGGATCCGGTCTACTCCGCGAAAGGGATGGCGGGGCTTATCGATCTGATTCGTCAGGGCCACTTCCGTCAGGATGAGAATATCGTCTTTATCCATACCGGCGGTTCTGCTGGACTGTTCGGCTACCGCCAGTTGTTAGAGGCGCAGACCCGCCATGACTAA
- a CDS encoding ABC transporter permease, with the protein MRLSQHIAISTVSVAVFFIVWQVAATRQWVDPLLLPSLTDIGLTTEELLAEGYRQVPLWEHIAVSLARALSAFAVAIIIGIPLGLLMGLSDGLAAVLNPFVQFLRPLPKIALIPLAVVWLGIGEASKFFLIFIATFLSVVVGASAAVERIGRSRIRVAQTLGASRKQIFLRVVLPDALPDLFTTVRLSIGIGWTSLIAAEMVAASSGLGWMVINASSYLRTDIVMLGILLLGGIGYLLDLLLLGLQRLFVPWAGKE; encoded by the coding sequence ATGAGATTGAGCCAGCATATCGCTATCAGCACTGTCTCGGTGGCGGTTTTCTTTATCGTCTGGCAGGTGGCGGCGACGCGGCAGTGGGTCGACCCGCTGCTGCTGCCCTCCCTGACGGATATCGGCCTGACAACCGAAGAGCTGCTGGCGGAGGGCTATCGTCAGGTACCGCTGTGGGAGCATATTGCGGTGAGCCTCGCGCGTGCCCTCAGCGCCTTTGCGGTAGCGATTATCATCGGCATTCCGCTGGGGCTGCTGATGGGGCTGTCGGATGGCCTTGCCGCCGTGTTAAATCCGTTCGTGCAGTTCCTGCGTCCGCTGCCCAAAATCGCCCTGATCCCGCTGGCCGTGGTCTGGCTGGGGATCGGCGAAGCCTCCAAATTCTTCCTGATATTTATCGCCACCTTTTTAAGCGTGGTGGTCGGGGCCTCCGCCGCCGTCGAGCGGATTGGCCGCTCGCGCATTCGCGTGGCGCAAACCCTCGGCGCCTCGCGTAAGCAAATTTTCCTGCGGGTGGTGTTGCCGGACGCGCTACCCGATCTCTTCACTACCGTCAGGCTGTCGATCGGTATCGGCTGGACCTCGCTGATTGCGGCGGAGATGGTGGCGGCCAGCTCGGGCCTGGGCTGGATGGTGATTAACGCCAGTTCCTATCTGCGTACCGATATCGTCATGCTCGGCATTCTGCTGCTGGGCGGCATTGGCTATCTGCTGGATTTATTGCTGCTGGGGCTGCAACGCCTGTTTGTGCCCTGGGCGGGGAAAGAATAA
- a CDS encoding taurine ABC transporter substrate-binding protein, translating into MKKILCLFLAAGSLWANVSFADTPAEVRVAYSGGSQVLMLAKADGSLDKALNSKVKWVQFASGADALNYFASNAIDIANFGSSPAAAGIVRKLPVEIIGVSGVIASYERLIGKEGISSIKDIEGKRVAYPPNSTAQYALEAAIDVNKLDRSKITLLPLRPAEMVAAWKRGDIDAGYVWAPFAQELESSGGHQVFATKDLQKEGYLIYNNYVVRKAFAEQYPQVVTAFLRVHQQKVDEFKQDPERAAAIVAQEVGAPVTTAANTLGGLEYPTLSQQGTAAWLGNGTQTSDSGIGKALSKTSGFLAAIGEIRKRDIPANWDTAINSRYIREAAVAAQ; encoded by the coding sequence ATGAAAAAAATTCTCTGCTTATTCCTTGCAGCGGGTAGCTTATGGGCCAATGTCAGCTTTGCAGATACCCCGGCCGAAGTCCGGGTGGCGTATAGCGGCGGCTCTCAGGTATTAATGCTGGCGAAAGCCGACGGCTCTCTGGATAAAGCGTTAAACAGTAAAGTGAAGTGGGTGCAGTTTGCCTCCGGCGCCGATGCGTTAAATTATTTCGCCAGTAATGCTATCGATATTGCTAACTTCGGCTCCAGCCCGGCAGCGGCAGGGATTGTCAGAAAACTGCCGGTAGAGATTATTGGCGTTTCCGGCGTCATCGCCAGCTATGAGCGGCTGATTGGCAAGGAGGGCATCAGCAGCATTAAAGATATCGAAGGCAAGCGCGTGGCCTACCCGCCGAATTCGACGGCGCAGTACGCCCTGGAAGCCGCCATCGACGTCAACAAACTGGATCGCAGCAAGATAACCCTGCTGCCGCTGCGCCCGGCCGAGATGGTCGCCGCCTGGAAGCGCGGCGATATCGATGCCGGCTACGTCTGGGCGCCGTTTGCCCAGGAGCTGGAGTCCTCCGGCGGACACCAGGTCTTCGCCACCAAAGATCTGCAAAAAGAGGGCTACCTGATTTACAACAACTACGTGGTGCGCAAAGCCTTTGCCGAGCAATATCCCCAGGTGGTGACCGCCTTCCTGCGCGTGCACCAGCAAAAGGTTGACGAATTTAAGCAAGACCCGGAGCGTGCGGCGGCGATCGTGGCGCAAGAAGTTGGTGCCCCGGTGACCACCGCGGCGAATACGCTCGGCGGCCTGGAATACCCCACGCTGAGCCAGCAGGGGACCGCGGCATGGCTGGGTAACGGGACGCAAACCTCCGACAGCGGCATCGGCAAAGCGTTGAGCAAAACCTCCGGCTTCCTCGCGGCGATTGGCGAGATTCGCAAACGCGATATTCCGGCGAACTGGGATACCGCGATTAATTCACGCTATATCCGCGAAGCGGCGGTAGCCGCGCAATGA
- the rlmB gene encoding 23S rRNA (guanosine(2251)-2'-O)-methyltransferase RlmB, translating into MSEMIYGIHAVQALLERAPERFQEVFILKGREDKRLLPLIHALEAQGVVIQVANRQFLDEKSEGAVHQGIIARVKPGRQYQENDLPDLLASLEQPFLLILDGVTDPHNLGACLRSADAAGVHAVIVPRDRSAQLNATAKKVACGAAESVPLIRVTNLARTMRLLQEENVWIVGTAGEADHTLFQSKMTGPMALVMGAEGEGMRRLTREHCDELISIPMAGSVSSLNVSVATGICLFEAVRQRS; encoded by the coding sequence ATGAGTGAAATGATTTACGGCATCCACGCGGTGCAGGCCCTGCTTGAGCGCGCTCCAGAGCGTTTTCAGGAAGTTTTTATTCTGAAAGGCCGCGAGGATAAACGCCTGCTGCCGCTGATCCATGCGCTGGAAGCGCAGGGCGTGGTGATTCAGGTGGCTAACCGTCAGTTTCTTGACGAGAAAAGCGAAGGTGCCGTGCATCAGGGGATTATTGCCCGGGTGAAGCCGGGGCGTCAGTATCAGGAGAACGATCTCCCGGACCTGCTTGCCTCGCTCGAGCAGCCGTTCCTGCTGATCCTCGACGGCGTCACCGATCCGCACAACCTCGGCGCCTGTCTGCGTAGCGCCGATGCGGCCGGCGTACACGCGGTGATTGTACCGCGCGACCGTTCCGCCCAGTTGAACGCGACCGCGAAAAAAGTGGCCTGCGGCGCGGCGGAAAGTGTCCCGCTGATCCGCGTCACCAACCTCGCGCGCACCATGCGCCTGCTGCAGGAAGAGAATGTCTGGATCGTCGGCACCGCGGGTGAAGCGGACCACACGCTGTTCCAGAGTAAAATGACCGGTCCGATGGCGCTGGTTATGGGGGCGGAAGGGGAAGGGATGCGTCGTCTGACCCGCGAGCACTGCGATGAGTTAATCAGTATCCCGATGGCCGGCAGCGTCTCTTCACTGAACGTCTCTGTCGCGACCGGGATTTGCCTGTTTGAAGCGGTGCGTCAGCGTAGCTGA